Genomic segment of Tindallia magadiensis:
TGTTGATCCCAGTAATCTTAAAAACACCTTCTTCCACTTCATAAAACCCTTCTGTTTGGGTAGGCAAACCAGCCCCATAGGATTCATAGATTTGTCCTGTTAGTAGCAATCTTTGATCCGGCATTACCTGGTAAAGCTCTATCACCGGAGTTTTTTCAACAGAGTGATGATACATGATCTGTATATTCTCATTCAGCCTTATTGGATGTCTATAGAGAACACTTCCCTCCCTATAATCAGAAGCTTGCATGTAAAAAACGGGCCACTGTAGCATTAGGTTAAGGATCAGTAGATACAATAAAAGCTTATCATGTTCTCTTATGAAATCTTTCATATTTTTTACTATATCTCCTTACAAACACCCTACTCTTTGTTTATGTAACCTATGTTTACTTTACGTGTTTTTCGTAAAAACGCGCAGCGC
This window contains:
- a CDS encoding DUF1850 domain-containing protein; translation: MKDFIREHDKLLLYLLILNLMLQWPVFYMQASDYREGSVLYRHPIRLNENIQIMYHHSVEKTPVIELYQVMPDQRLLLTGQIYESYGAGLPTQTEGFYEVEEGVFKITGINMIFESLLYRTEPETSEINFKLIIKEKEIPFHFFSKERTLVELKIKRAPIWLFWIREWQTENLS